The genomic stretch TCTCAGTCCGTATCATAATCTTGTGTGCTTGCAAGTTAAAACGGGTTTATAGTCCCAAAAAGGATGAAATTATTGTCTTGATGCCTAATTAGGTTCCCTGTGTTCTGTTCTAAAGGGTGCTTCATTGATGCTGAGGCTTCCCCTCTATTTTTCCTCTTATAGATGGTTCTCGGTTTTCTGTGTTCTGTTCTAAGGGATGCTTCATTGATGCTGACGCTTCCCCTCTATTTTTCCTCTTATAGATGGTTCTCGGTTTCCTTTGCAACTGTTGATTGACCTCAACACTCAGAATTTTGTTTATCTTCATTAATAAGAATATTAGAAAATGGTATGTCTTGCATGTTCTTATAATTTTGCTTCATAAGATGCTGGAGTAGATATTGAACCTTTCGGTGACTTTAATACCGAAGCTGAAAGGAAGTTGAGGCAGCTAGTTATAGAGAAGTAACTCTCTCTCTCAGAGATTGAACCTTTTGGTGACTTGAATACTGAAGCTGAAAGGAAGTTGGGGCAGCTAGTTTTACTCTATCCCTCTCTCTTCATACACACACAACAAAGAAGTGTAATAAGAGTGAAGTGACAATTAGATCCTCGAAGATGTTGACCTTGGACTAATTAGTccttgaagaaaaaaaaagtatcaatTAGGTCCTCCAAGATAGCAAACGGTGGACATGTATCTCCTTCTGTCGATGAATAGTGTAAAACAAAACCGAATTGTCCATATATTTCGTTATTTACAGTGGTGCATGTCTCGATATTGTCACGTGAGCAGGAAAACGATATAGTTTTAAACAGTAAAGCATTTATTATCTTGAGTTTTCATATACCCTTTAGCAGCTACTCTATTTATAACAAATCCTATCAAAACAAGTGAAGTTTCGTTCTAACAATTGTTATCTACATGACTATCTTTCATAGATAGACATGTCAGAGTAATTAACAGTACATATAAGCATCACTGTTAAGTTTTAGTTGATGAATTGATAGAAATACATCATGTATCCACTGTTTGCTATCCTGGAAGACCAaattggtattttttttttctttaaggACTAATTAGTCCGAAGTCAAAATCTTCAAGCACCTAATTGTCACTCTactcaatattttattttctttttaatgaCCTATTATTTTGGATTAACTTGttctaatttttgtttataGGTATGGGACGGAGTTCTATAGTACCCCTTTGTTGTCAGACCATTGTACACAATGCCTTGCTATAGTAATCCACAGTACTCAAACTCATTTGATGTCTTTATTTGAGGTAAGCAATAAGAGATTTTGTCCTACATTGCATTAGTACGAGAAATAATTTCATTGAACTTTTTATCTATTAAGAGAACACTTGTAAACTCGTGGAGCACATTTAATGTGTGTTCTAGAAACATTAATAGCCAATTTGTTTCCACTTGACAGAAATGACTATTTTTTGTTGAAAAAATGGTTCCTTAATAATTGATAATTATTTCATGGTACCTGAAAAACCATCCACAAATGAGAGGGCTATCTCGTCAGATATTACTAGGGCCAAAATGACGGTTTGATCCTCGATATGTAATGTTTGCAACAAACTTGACATAGGCATAGTTGGGCTAAAAGTGTCGAATTACTTTTAGATACAttgatttttggattttacAACTGTCTAACCGacagttattttttattactggACAGAGAGAATGATTTATATtttcaacaaattaaattacCTGATATCAAAAACTAACTGCTTTGTTGATGATTCAGATATGGTGCACCAACACACCCGTGGCTTTTGGAGTTGGATTGGAGCCCGTAGTAATGATCTTCTGTGGCCTGAATAACGTCCGAAGACATCATTTTATCCCTCTTAGGATTGCACCATGATAGTTATACCCAAATAATGACTTGGAAATCGCATTGTTACAAATTTAAAGGATACCTAGTTGAATTGTTTTTCTTATCGCAAGAATCTCATATCCTTTGAACTTGCAGTGTCAAAGCTGGTGTAGAGCACTCTACAAAGCATACTAATTTTGGACGACTTAATGTAGCTGTCACTTTGTTTCTTGAATACACCCTCAGAATGTTCAAGTTTTTCCCTAATCGGTAACCAGCAATTTAGTGACCTATTTATTTAATGAAAAATGGATCTGGATGCACTCTCACTCAGGATGTTCAATTATTccattaaaatttatttgtctGTTTTGGTAAAAACAATGCGATGAGTATAGAATGATAGAATGGAGTTTGATTGCATTAGGTAGGTAGTGTTTCGCACTGGGTATTTTATTCACTAGTGGTCATAGGATTAGGATGGTGCATTTTGAGTTTCCTTTAACCGAAGTTTGAGGCAAGACGTAATATGAATGTCTCCCCGTTTGGTACCAAATTTTGTTTCATGTTTATTTGATGAGTGATGAATTTCTACATAATGGTGGAAACATGACCAAGAAAATAAAAggtaaaaaataaagaaccctGTTTGGCATCACCCATGCAAGATGCACCTCTAATACACTGATACCACCACGGCAATCAACTCTCAAAGTCGCAGACCAATACGCACACATCTTGTTGGAGATGACATTGCACTTTCTGTTATCTATACTCGTTAAGTCTTAATTTATTCATATTACGTTACAAACACTAAACCTTAGAGAGAGGACAATTCCAAGCTCCAAAAAGGAATGGTTAGTTACTTCTTACCTATATGAGACTGACGCAGCGCTAGTTCAAgaacagttttttttttttttccctgcTGGATACCTAGGATTGCGCAATAATGGATTTATTTATTTGTCCATTAAATTTAAACTTGAAACTACAATGGATTCTTTCAAATTTTAGAAAGTAAAAACtgaaaatttataatttttatgttattcaTTTTCATTAGTACTGGAAAGTAAACAATAAACTAAGATATGAAGTTGTCTAATAAGAACATTTAATAATTTCGCTaagtaaaactataaaaattcaaagaagaacaaAAGAAGATGTATTCCACTAAACCAAATTCTAAACAAAACTTAATAACAAGTAAattgtttattaaaataaaaacgaaaccTTAAAAAACTGTAAATTCTAGACCACTTTTGGTTCctaattaaaattgaaactCTCTTGGAAGGATTTAATCAACATGAGTTATCCACCTTGGCTTTAGCTTCTTCACTTGCAGAGTTGACAAATTTCTTCCAATAATAATGATTTTGCCACACAACAGACATCTCTTCGATGGGAACTCCCTTAGTCTCCGGAAGAAACTTATGGATAAAGCAGCTCATAACCAAAACAAAAACAgcaaagaagatgaagaggcCAAATTTCATATGGCAGAGCATGGAGGTGAATACTTGAGCAATAGCAAAAGTGAAAATC from Arachis stenosperma cultivar V10309 chromosome 9, arast.V10309.gnm1.PFL2, whole genome shotgun sequence encodes the following:
- the LOC130948103 gene encoding uncharacterized protein LOC130948103: MEIKKHYCEVMDIFDWLNQNCKKDLEAVQWHTSTNLQSIFVRLCDLHMKKGFRCSRYGTEFYSTPLLSDHCTQCLAIVIHSTQTHLMSLFEIWCTNTPVAFGVGLEPVVMIFCGLNNVRRHHFIPLRIAP